A window of Streptomyces armeniacus contains these coding sequences:
- a CDS encoding GntR family transcriptional regulator: MDTEAPGAVLKRERARGVILELVESRSPGDPIPSERALCAELGISRPTLRAAVDELVAAGLLVREHGRGMFVAPAKITQEMVSEQHTMRLPPAAGTWSSRLLEFTTVPAGARVGRKLRMSPAAEIVYAARLRLVDGAPMAIEHLHFPAVLVPGLAAGDLESGHLYEHLRERHGVRVHEAVQAIEPTVVTKAEADLLDVPELSPALLFERLTTDTRERPVEYVHSLYRGDRYRLVSRLTLGPAAAIAAPSERDGHHPGIPPGEFAHRDAFTSSTVGDVQAD, from the coding sequence ATGGACACCGAAGCACCGGGCGCGGTCCTCAAGCGGGAGCGGGCCCGCGGCGTCATCCTGGAGCTCGTCGAGTCGCGCAGCCCCGGCGACCCCATCCCCTCGGAGCGCGCCCTCTGTGCCGAACTGGGCATCTCACGGCCGACCTTGCGTGCCGCCGTGGACGAACTCGTGGCCGCGGGGCTCCTCGTGCGGGAGCACGGCCGCGGCATGTTCGTGGCCCCCGCCAAGATCACCCAGGAGATGGTGTCGGAGCAGCACACCATGAGGCTGCCGCCGGCAGCCGGCACCTGGTCCAGCCGGCTGCTGGAGTTCACGACCGTCCCGGCGGGCGCCAGGGTGGGCCGCAAGCTGCGGATGTCGCCCGCCGCGGAGATCGTCTACGCGGCCCGGCTGCGGCTCGTCGACGGCGCCCCGATGGCCATCGAGCATCTGCACTTCCCGGCCGTCCTGGTGCCCGGTCTGGCCGCGGGGGACCTGGAGAGCGGGCATCTGTACGAGCATCTGCGCGAGCGGCACGGCGTACGTGTGCACGAGGCGGTCCAGGCCATCGAGCCGACCGTCGTCACCAAGGCGGAGGCCGACCTGCTCGACGTGCCCGAGCTGTCGCCCGCGCTGCTCTTCGAGCGGCTGACCACCGACACCCGGGAGCGGCCGGTGGAGTACGTCCACTCGCTCTACCGCGGCGACCGCTACCGGCTGGTCTCCCGGCTCACGCTCGGCCCGGCCGCTGCCATCGCCGCGCCGTCGGAGCGGGACGGCCACCATCCGGGCATCCCGCCGGGCGAGTTCGCGCACCGGGACGCGTTCACCTCGTCCACGGTGGGCGACGTCCAGGCGGACTGA